The following nucleotide sequence is from Psychroflexus torquis ATCC 700755.
TAGTCAATTATACAGCGTGTTGCTAGTCGTTTTTATTTAGAATATTCTTCCACTTTTAAATGTATTCCAATTCCTACATTATATTTTGCTCTTCTTTCATTCCATTCAACATCAACATTATTTCTCCAGATAAAAGGGCCACTGAATAATTTGGAGGAAAATCTAATTCTCTTATTTTCTTCTTCAATATTTACATCATTTTCTAGATGAATACATTCTATAGATACTATAAAATCATTTTCAAAAGATAAATATTGATTTGAAACATCAATTTTAACCAGTCCCGTTTCACTGATTTCAACAATATTATCAACTTCATTTATTTTCACAAAATCTATTTGATCATCTTTAATAGTGTAAAAATTGACTCTAAAAGTTGCAGATTTATATCCTAGTTCAGCTATATTAAATTTAACATTTTTTATATCGTAGGTTTTATTTTTTTTCACCTCAATTTTTTTACCGATTTCTGTGCCTAAACTTTCGGAAAGAAAATTGACTAGAATCATTTTTGTTTCAGTTTTAGATCCAACAATTTTTTCTTTAAATCTCCTTTTTTCATTAGAAACCATAACTTCCTCTAAACTCTCAATTTTAGAGATGAGTTGAATAGGATTTAGTTCTAATTGATTTTTAATTATTTTTTTTTCAAAATTCAAATGTGAAAAAATTAAAGAATCATTCTCTTTTAGTAATGAGTTTTCAAAAGAAAATAGTCCTTTCATAGTACTCACTGTTCCAATAGAGGTTCCTTTTATTGAGATGTTTACGTATGGTATTCCATTTCCAAATTCATCTACACATTTTCCCTTTAGTTGAGAATAAGAATTTGAAACAAAAAATAAGCAAGCGAAAAGCAGTAATTTAGAATAGTATTTCATTTTTTTTCTATAATAATTTATAATAACTTATATTAAGACGAACGAACTTAAAGTTTGTTACAGTTCAGCAATCAGTTTTTAAATTACTAGCGACGGGTATTATAGGGCAAGTAGAGCGGTAAAAAGCGATACGTCTTTAATTTTACACTGAGCCAAAATGGTGTAACTTGATTTTAATTGATTCATTCTTAAAAGCCAAATCAAATAGATTTGGAGAACTTAGTTTAAGGCTCTAAACTTTGGGTTAATCACCAAAACCCGTATTAACTATAGCCATTGTTTCACTTTCGTGTTCTTTCATCTAGTTTGTATGTCAGATTGAGAAACTTGCATAATAACTTTCTTATCATATAACAAGCTTAATATGTAGCCAATTTGGTCTTTATCGCCCGCATTACAACCTATTTTTAAAATGTCTTTTGATGCAATTCCATCATGTCCAAAATTTGTGAACATTTTTAATGTGTTTGGTGTTTTATTTTCTATAAATATATTTGATTTTCCATTTTGGAAGTTACCATCTATATTTTTGTGAAAAGTACCGTTGGAAATACAAATTATTCGCCATTCTTTTTCTGAAGACCACTCTTTTCTTTTTATCATAGAAGATATTAATGAACAGAAAAATTTCAATTCATTTAACTCTGCATGACTAATTTCATTATCAATAAAGTAACTGTTGATGTCTGAAATAAAACCGCTTTTCATCTCATCAAAAATAGTTCCGTATGGATCTATATATTTAGAATTATTGCTATAGTATATTACTGGAATCAAAAACACAGTAATGTTATCAATTTCACACCAGAATTCAAGAAGGTTTTTAGGAGTAAAACCAACACGTATTCCTTTATGTTTATTTCCATATTTTTCCCATTGATTCATATCGTCGTTCAATTCTGATAGACTGAAAACGAACGCTGAAAAGTTGTTAATCGATTGTCCTTTATATGACTGCTTTAATTTATTAGATAGTGTTTGATCAAATTTATTGGAGATATATTCTTGACCATATATTAATTCATTAGGGTCATTCATTAAAAAAATACTAGAAGCTCTAATGGATTGAGATTTAATCATTGCCTCCATCGCTTCTAATGAAGTGTAGTGATATAATTGCGATTCTTGTTTGTATTCAGGATTATTTGAAATAATTTCATTCGCTTTCATTGAAAAATCTTCGAATCTTTTTATGAATGTATCCTTAATAGAAGTCATTGATTATAAGTTTTTTTTACATGAAGCACAAAATATGGACAATATAATAAGTTGTGTTATTCTCATTTCAGTAACAGTATAAATTTAGTGATTTTTTTATTGTCTTAAAAGTCTTAACATTAAAAACATGCTTTAATAAATGCTGAAATATTGGAAGTAATTAATCTATATCTCAAACCACAACATTAGATTACACTCTATTGTAAAAGAATCTTAAAATGCTTTTTACTAGCTACTAATAGACTAATCAATAGCTAATTAATGGCCTCCAATGGCTTCACAATTACCTTGAAATAGAAAACCAACGTTAAGACTAACGGCTTTTTATAAACTCGTTAATCTTAACCTTGGTTATGAAGTTTAAAATTACTTCAATTACAATAATTATTAGCGCATTTATTCCACCAATTGTATTGCTGATTTGCCCTGTCTGACTAAAATCAAAATCACTCTAATATACAGGTATAGTAAAAGCAAATAAACTTCCAATTAAAATAAGCACAACTCTTATATAGTTAAAAATGGATTTATTTAACCCCTACATTTATTTTTCTAATAAGGGCTAACCTTAGGACATAGTAGAAGTAGAGTTCTACCAACTTTACCATTTTTATTATGATGTTAGCAAACGTACTTTCTTAAAACCTACTTATTAAATTTTATAGCAATTGCCTTTTTTCCACGTTTATACATTATTGCGGACTTGAATTCAACTAATAAATGCAACTTTTAGATTTGATTATTATAGCTACTTTTTCAAAACAAGAAAGAGGAAAATATTCCTCTTTCTTGTTTTGATGGAAAGGTTATTTTTACAGCATCAAATCGCCAAAAAAGAAGTTGCAATGAGTCACCTTACCAAAGAACAAAGATATACAATATCTGTAATGCGCAAAGAAGGCTATAACCATAGAGCTATTGCAGAAAGTATAGACAAAGACAAGTCAGTAATTAGTCGAGAGCTAAAGCGTAATAAGGATCAAAGAAGCGGTGAATATCGCTATGAATTAGCTGTGAAAAAGTGTCGCGAGAGACATAAAACAAAACCTAAACAGATTTGTTTTACAAATGAAATAAAAACAGCTTCAGAAAGGCTTTTAAAGTTAGATTATAGTCCAGAACAGGTAGTAGGGATATTAAAGAAACACCAAGAACCTAGTGTAAGTGTTGAAACACTTTATCAACATATCTGGAATGATAAAAAACATAAAGGAACCCTACATAAGCATCTAAGACATCAAGGCAGGCGTTATCGTAAAAGAGGCGCAGCAAAGGATTCTAGGGGTATTATAAAAGACAGGGTAAGTATAGAAAAACGACCTAGTAAAGTGGAGCTCAGAGATCGCTTTGGAGATCTTGAAGTGGATTTGATAATAGGTAAAAATCACAATCAAGCTATTCTAACAATTAATGATAGAAGCTCTGGAATGCTTAAAATGAAAAAAGTTCCTTCTAAAGAATCCAAAGGGGTAGGCTTAGCAATCATAGATTTATTAGAGGATTGGAAACCTTATTTGAAAACTATTACAGCGGATAATGGAAAAGAGTTTGCAGACCACCTTGTGGTAGCGCAAGAGCTAAATATAGATTATTATTTTGCAAGACCTTATCACTCCTGGGAACGGGGTTCAAACGAAAACCTAAACGGACTGATAAGACAATATTTACCTAAAAAAACAGACTTTACAAAAATCACTGATTACCAAGTAAAACAGATACAAGAGAAATTAAATCTAAGACCTAGAAAAAGGTTCAATTATGAAAATCCTATATTTGTAATGGATCAATTATTATTTAACCCAGAAGTTGCATTTATGACTTGAATCCGGCGGATATTTGTTTTCTCCAAAATTTCTTTTCCATTTTTTTCGCAAACTTCAATAAATCTTGTTCAATACTATTATTTATTAAACCTCCCGTTAAAGCAGATTTCCACTTAATTCCTCCCCTAATTTTTTTTATGAAATCATAGTCTTTTATAGGTTCACTCATCACAAAGAAAGGAATTGCCTCAATTTTTTGAACTACGGCAATTCTGTCATTTTCAGGAGTTTTTTCGTCCGTAAACTTTATTGCAGT
It contains:
- a CDS encoding IS30 family transposase, with protein sequence MSHLTKEQRYTISVMRKEGYNHRAIAESIDKDKSVISRELKRNKDQRSGEYRYELAVKKCRERHKTKPKQICFTNEIKTASERLLKLDYSPEQVVGILKKHQEPSVSVETLYQHIWNDKKHKGTLHKHLRHQGRRYRKRGAAKDSRGIIKDRVSIEKRPSKVELRDRFGDLEVDLIIGKNHNQAILTINDRSSGMLKMKKVPSKESKGVGLAIIDLLEDWKPYLKTITADNGKEFADHLVVAQELNIDYYFARPYHSWERGSNENLNGLIRQYLPKKTDFTKITDYQVKQIQEKLNLRPRKRFNYENPIFVMDQLLFNPEVAFMT
- a CDS encoding carboxypeptidase-like regulatory domain-containing protein — encoded protein: MKYYSKLLLFACLFFVSNSYSQLKGKCVDEFGNGIPYVNISIKGTSIGTVSTMKGLFSFENSLLKENDSLIFSHLNFEKKIIKNQLELNPIQLISKIESLEEVMVSNEKRRFKEKIVGSKTETKMILVNFLSESLGTEIGKKIEVKKNKTYDIKNVKFNIAELGYKSATFRVNFYTIKDDQIDFVKINEVDNIVEISETGLVKIDVSNQYLSFENDFIVSIECIHLENDVNIEEENKRIRFSSKLFSGPFIWRNNVDVEWNERRAKYNVGIGIHLKVEEYSK
- a CDS encoding DUF2971 domain-containing protein yields the protein MKANEIISNNPEYKQESQLYHYTSLEAMEAMIKSQSIRASSIFLMNDPNELIYGQEYISNKFDQTLSNKLKQSYKGQSINNFSAFVFSLSELNDDMNQWEKYGNKHKGIRVGFTPKNLLEFWCEIDNITVFLIPVIYYSNNSKYIDPYGTIFDEMKSGFISDINSYFIDNEISHAELNELKFFCSLISSMIKRKEWSSEKEWRIICISNGTFHKNIDGNFQNGKSNIFIENKTPNTLKMFTNFGHDGIASKDILKIGCNAGDKDQIGYILSLLYDKKVIMQVSQSDIQTR